The following coding sequences lie in one Pungitius pungitius chromosome 18, fPunPun2.1, whole genome shotgun sequence genomic window:
- the cabp1b gene encoding calcium-binding protein 1b isoform X3 codes for MGNSVKSLKIFTKKDQKKNYKAVHSSEEGGSGGAYLEPLVALAQNGATMHNVLGPACIFLRKGFAESRQADRELRPEEMDELREAFKEFDKDKDGFIGCKDLGNCMRTMGYMPTEMELIELSQQINMNLGGHVDFEDFVELMGPKLLAETADMIGVKELRDAFKEFDTNGDGQISTAELREAMKKLLGQQVGHRDLEDILRDIDLNGDGHVDFEEFVRMMSR; via the exons GACCAAAAGAAGAACTACAAAGCAGTGCATTCCTCTGAGGAGGGGGGATCTGGGGGGGCCTACCTTGAGCCACTAGTGGCCCTGGCCCAGAACGGAGCAACTATGCACAACGTACTGGGGCCTGCGTGCATCTTTCTACGCAAGGGCTTCGCTGAGAGCCGGCAGGCT GATCGAGAGTTGAGGCCAGAAGAAATGGATG AGTTGCGTGAGGCATTCAAGGAGTTTGACAAAGACAAGGATGGGTTCATTGGCTGTAAGGACCTGGGAAACTGCATGAGAACTATGGGCTACATGCCAACAGAGATGGAGCTAATAGAACTGAGCCAGCAGATCAACATGAATT TGGGAGGACATGTTGACTTTGAGGACTTTGTTGAACTCATGGGGCCCAAACTTCTTGCTGAAACAGCAGACATGATCGGGGTGAAAGAGCTGAGGGATGCATTTAAGGAG TTTGACACAAACGGTGACGGCCAGATCAGCACAGCCGAACTCAGAGAAGCCATGAAAAAACTTTTGGGACAACAG GTCGGACACAGAGACCTGGAGGACATCCTACGAGACATCGACCTCAACGGAGACGGGCATGTAGACTTTGAAG AGTTTGTGCGGATGATGTCGCGATGA
- the LOC119226477 gene encoding glycerol-3-phosphate acyltransferase 4, translating into MNWFTFPADNLLCRCLGISITCLHAWLTVLFVFVIMPTVLGVSFGIRRLYMRTLLKIFEWATSRMEKEAKEKNQQLYKPCSNGIIAKEQASSLQQEIQELRGSPSSLPSEPEFEMTDIFYFCRTGVESILDDEVTKRFSAQELEGWNLLTRSNYNFRHISMRLTVLWGLGVLIRYGVLLPLRVTLAVAGIILLLVLTTLVGFLPNKELRFYLSEKVHLICYRICVKALTAIITYHNRENKPKTGGICVSNHTTPIDVIILANDGCYSMVGQVHGGLMGMIQRAMVKSSHHIWFERSEVKDRHLVAKRLSDHVADKTKQPILIFPEGTCINNTSVMMFKKGSFEIACTVYPVAIKYDPRFGDAFWNSSKFGLVSYLLRMMSSWAVVCSVWYLPPMNREEGEDAVQFANRVKAAVAAQGGLVDLIWDGGLKRAKVKDAFKEEQQKLYSEVLVGGQEAGD; encoded by the exons ATGAATTGGTTTACATTTCCAGCCGACAACCTGCTGTGCCGGTGTCTCGGCATCTCCATCACTTGTCTCCACGCATGGTTGACTGTTCTGTTTGTCTTCGTAATCATGCCTACTGTACTTGGAGTCTCTTTTGGTATTCGGAGACTCTACATGAGGACCCTTCTCAAGATCTTTGAG TGGGCAACCTCACGAATGGAGAAGGAAGCAAAGGAGAAGAATCAGCAACTCTATAAACCATGTAGCAATG GAATCATAGCCAAAGAGCAGGCATCGTCGCTGCAGCAGGAGATCCAGGAGCTCAGAGGCTCTCCCAGCAGTCTGCCCTCAGAGCCAGAGTTTGAGATGACAGACATCTTCTACTTCTGCCGGACAGGCGTGGAGAGCATCTTGGACGACGAGGTGACCAAGCGCTTTTCGGCCCAGGAACTGGAGGGCTGGAACTTGCTGACTCGAAGTAACTACAACTTCCGTCATATTAGCATGAGACTTACTGTCCTGTGGGGCCTGGGAGTCCTCATCCGCTACGGCGTCCTGCTGCCTCTCAG ggTTACTCTGGCAGTCGCTGGCATtattctgcttcttgtcttgaCTACTTTGGTTGGCTTTCTACCAAATAAAGA GTTAAGGTTCTACCTGAGTGAGAAGGTTCATCTGATATGTTACCGCATCTGTGTGAAAGCTCTCACAGCAATCATCACCTATCATAACAG AGAGAACAAACCAAAGACTGGTGGTATCTGTGTGTCTAATCACACAACCCCCATTGATGTAATCATCTTAGCCAATGATGGCTGCTACTCTATG GTGGGCCAGGTGCACGGAGGGTTGATGGGAATGATCCAGCGAGCGATGGTCAAATCCTCTCATCATATCTGGTTTGAAAGATCAGAAGTTAAAGACAGACACCTAGTGGCCAAAAG GCTAAGCGATCATGTTGCAGACAAAACCAAACAGCCCATCCTGATCTTCCCTGAGG GTACCTGCATCAACAACACATCAGTGATGATGTTTAAAAAGGGAAGCTTTGAAATAGCCTGCACAGTCTATCCAGTTGCCATCAAG TACGATCCTCGCTTCGGGGATGCTTTCTGGAACAGCAGTAAGTTTGGCTTGGTGAGTTACCTCCTGAGGATGATGAGCAGTTGGGCCGTTGTCTGCAGCGTCTGGTACCTGCCGCCTATGAACAGAGAG GAAGGGGAGGATGCAGTGCAGTTCGCCAACAGAGTGAAAGCAGCCGTAGCTGCACAAGGAGGATTAGTGGATCTCATTTG GGATGGAGGTCTGAAACGAGCAAAAGTGAAAGACGCTtttaaagaggagcagcagaaactTTACAGTGAAGTTCTTGTAGGGGGGCAGGAGGCGGGGGACTGA